A window of Maioricimonas rarisocia genomic DNA:
CGGCCAGGCCGGCTCCGCCGCCACGTTCCTCTTCCTCCAGCGAAATCGTCTGCAGGCCCCCGTTGCCGGTCGAAAGGTGCAGCTCGTCGACCGAACTCGTATACGCTTCGGGTGAGCACTGGTTCTCGTCGCAGATCATGCGGAACAGCTGTTCCCCTTCAACGTAGTTCACGTCGAACAGGTCCGGATGACCGTCGTTGTTGAGGTCGGCGATCAGGCAGCTGGCGGTCCACTCCGCAGACGTCAGCCCCAGCTCGGCGGTCACGTCGGTGAATGTGCCGTCCCCTTCGTTGATGAGCAGCTGGTTGACGCCGATGTTCGCGACGTACAGATCGACGAAGCCGTCGTTGTTGAAATCTCCCGCCGCCACGCCCTGACCGAAGCCGCCTTCCTCCGGTATTCGGGCGAGTGCAGTCACGTCTCCGAACCGGTCCCCCCGATTGCGGAACAGTCGGTCGAAGAAGGCAGGGGAGGGGGCCGGGCGGTCCGACTCGGCATTCCAGTCTTCCCCCTGCGTGAGGAACAGGTCCGGCAGGCCGTCGTTGTCGAAGTCGATCACCCCGACGCCGCCTCCGGTCGATTCCTGCATCCGGACGCCGTCGATTCCCTCGACCCGTCCCTGGTGATAGACGAAGTCGATCCTCAGCTCACCGGCCTGATCCGTGAACCGGACCGGGATCCGACCGCCCGCTTCGCCCGGTGACTTCGGCACTTCTGCATCGATCAGAAGATCAATGCCCGGCAAAGACGAAAGATCGTTCTCGAGCAGCAGGTTCTTGTCCTCAACGATGCGCGGCGCGGTCGTATCGGGGTACTCCGCAAGCTGCCGCAGGACCTCTTCCACCCACAGCGAACCGTCGTAGATCCCGCTGGCAAACCCGGCCCAGTGCCAGGCTTCCCACTCGCGGCCGTGCTGCATCAACGTTTCGATCACGGCACGCATGGACGCCTGGTCTCCCCCACGCGAGTTGAGAGCATCCGAGAGATTCTGCCGCAGCTCGTAGATTTCTCGCGCCCGCAGGGAGATGACTCGCCCCCGTGCCGGGTCGACGGACATGGCGACCTGCCCCAACTGGTTCATCATGCGGTGGGAATGGGGCACCTGCCGGGCCGCTTCCCAGAAGCAGCGGGCCGCGATGTCGTCCCGCCCCCGGCTGCGGGCCCACACCCCGCGCGTGTACCAGACCTCCGGGGCATCGTGGACCGACTCGGGAAGCTCGCGGTGCCACTGCTGCAGTGCCGCGTCTCCTTCCTCGAGCAACAGCTCCCCCAGCAGCCCCTGAGCCCTGGCGATCTGAGGGTCACGCTCGACGACCATTTCCAGCCGCTGCCGGGCCGACTCCAGATCAGCCTGCCCGACGTCTTCGATGGCCAGCCCGAGATTGATGGCCGGATCGTCCGGAAACGCCGCCGCACAATCCTGCAGGTACTCGAGATCCCCCGGATGGCGCCGCTCGAAATCGGTCAACTGGACCATATGCCGGAAGTCGAGTGAGCCGGAACGGGCCAGCTCGAACAGGTGCTGATCGGCCAGCGCCCGCTGCCCCGTCACGCTGTGCAGGTTCGCCAGTTCCTTTCGCGCGGCCGAGTTCGCTGGCTGATGCTCGACGACGTAGCGGAACGAGCCGATCGCTTCGTGCAGCTGTCCCGCCTGCTGCTGCAGACTCCCGACGGCGCCAGCGGCCGCGATCGCCAGGGGTGTGTCATCACGGGGAACCTTCTCGAAATACTCCCGTGCCTGGTCGCTGTCGCCCAGCCGCATCGAGATGTCGCCGAGCAGCATCTGTGCGGCCGGCCAGTCGGGCTCACCCTTTGCGATGGTGACCGCCGCCTTGCGGGCTTCGAGCAGTTCGCCCCGCGCCAGTGCCGCATGCGCGGTGGCCAAGGGGGAAGGGGCAGGGGGGGATTCCGAGCAGCCACAGACGAGCAGCGCGAGTAGAAAAAGAAGTCCGTTGCGCATGGACGTGCCGTACCGGAAGAAGAATTGAGGTGCAATCGATCGACCGTAGCACACGGCACCAGCGTCGACAACTGCGGCCGGCCCGGGGGCGGCTGCCCTTCGTCGGCAGCAGAGCGGGCGTGCCTGGCACGACGCTCACCTGCCGGGCAATGCACGGGCCACTGGCAGGGCGCCGCGAACCTACGCCCCGAATCCCGCCGGCGATCGGCTGACACCCCGCTCACTTTTCACGACGCCCCCCTGCAGCACGGCGATCTGTTTCGATCGGTCCTGCAGAATCGCAATATCTGCCACGACGTCCCCTTCCACCACCAGCACGTCACCCAGTTTGCCCGTCGCGAGTGTTCCCAGTTCTTCTTCGCGGCCCAGGATCTCCGCCCCGGTCTGCGTGGCGCACTTGAGAACCTCCAGCGGCTTCAGGCCGACGTAGTCCACGAAGAACGCCAGCTCCTTCGCGTAGTCGCCATGCGGATTCCAAGCAAAGCCGTAGTCGCCCCCCATCCCCAAGCGGCCTCCCGCGGCGAGAATCCGCCGTGCGCTCTCGGCTCCCCCTTCGAGGGTCTCCTGATGGCCGTCGATCACCTGCTGCGACATCCCGAACTCCGGCCCGCGCTCAACGCTGACGTGCTCGAAGTACAACGCCGGGACAACCGGCACGTCCCGCTCCAGCAGCAGTTCGAGCGTCTCGTCGTCGATGAACGTCCCATGCTCCAGCGTGTCGTAGCCGGCCAGCAACGCGTTTCTGATTCCCTCGGTCGCCCGGCAATGACCGGTCACTTTCATCCCGTGGTTGTGAGCCGTCGCCACCACCGCATGCATCTCTTCGTACGTCATGCAGAGCGTATGATGGTCGTTGACGTCAGGAGCGGCGGCATCGCCCGTGGGGTAGGTCTTGACCCATTCGACGCCGTCCTTGACCAGCTTGCGAACCGCGGCCCGGGCCTCGTCCGGTCCGTTGATCAGCAGCACCAGCCCTTCCATGCCGATCTTGCGAAAGTCGGGATTCCAGTCCATCAGTCCGCCGACGCCGCAGATCTCCCGTCCGCTGGCTGCCATCCGCGGCCCCACGACCAGATCCTCCTCGATTGCCTGCTTCAACCAGACGTCGATGTTGAACAGGCTCCCCCCGCTGCGGGCCGCCGTGTAGCCGCATTCGACCGCGAGACGCGCGTTGCACGCCGCCAGCAGTGTGACGAACTCCACCGGGTACTTGATGTCCAGGTCTTCAAGCGCGGCGACGTTGAAGTAGGTGGGATGAAAGTGAGCCTCTACCAGGCCCGGCATGATCGTCCCGCCGAGTGCATCAATCCGGTCGGACGCACTCTCGACCTGCGGCGCGTCGTGCAGGGGCCCTACGTACGTGATCCGTCCGTCGGTGATGACGACGGCTGCATCGGGCACCGGCGGTCCTCCCGTGCCGTCCACGACCTGGCCGTTGTGAATGAGCAGAGTCCCTGTGGCAGTCTTCATGACGACACCTCACGGCAGACACGACCACCGGCCGCAAGACAGGGCGGCGGCGGACAGGCGGAATCAGATCACGGACGAGAGAAGATGGCCGCGGTTCTCAAACGACGACCTGCTGACCATACTGCCGCGGAAACAGGCGAATGTCCACGTCGCGCACGACGCGGCGATCGGCGTTCCCTCGACAGTTTGCTGCGGGGCGGTATTCTGACGGACAGACTTCTTCTGTTCGTTCGAGTCGAGTGAGTCACGAGCCGCCATGCCCGCCCATCTGCCTGCCCACAACCGTCGCCAGTTCCTCGCCACCGTCGGCGCCGGACTGATTGCCTGCTCGTCACGCGGCTTCGCCGGAGACGTCGACGATGAGCTGGTTTACCTGCTCAACGACACACACATCGGCGAGAAGCATCCACCCCACTCACCGGTCCCCACACACCTGCGGCAGGTCGTGACCGAACTCGTCGAGATGAGCGAGAAGCCGGCCGCCGTTCTGATCAACGGCGACCTCGCACTGCATGACGGCCAGCCGGGGGACTATCGGCATTTCGCGAAACTCGTCGCGCCCCTCCGCGACGTCAACGTCGACGTGCATGTGACGCTCGGCAACCACGACAACCGGGAGGCGTTCTACGACGTCCTCGAGGAAGAACGTCCTGCGGATCCTCCCGTTGAATCGCGGCACATTTCGGTCGTCTCCACGCCGCACGCAAACTTCTTCCTGCTCGATTCGCTGACGAAGACGCTCGTCACGCCGGGCACACTCGGCGAGCAGCAGCGGCAGTGGCTGGCAGAGGCGCTCGATGCACACGCGGACCGCCCCGCCATCATCGTTGCTCATCACAATCCCCGACTCGGCGGCGACCCGCTTCACTTCCCGGGCGGACTGGTCGATTCGCAGGAGCTCTGGCAACTGCTGGCAGATCGCCGTCACGTCAAGGCGTACGTACATGGTCATGTGCATGACCGGACATATGCAGCTCACGAAGGCATCCACATCATCAATACCCCCGCAACCTCCTACGTCGCCGATCCCGCGAAATCGACCACCGGCTGGACGGTGGCCCGGCTCCGGCCGGACGGCATCACACTCACGACGCGGACGACGGATCCGCTTCATCCCTGGAATGGCGAACAGACCACACTGACCTGGAGAAACTGAGCAGAGCTTGTGACAAGAGGAGCCGCACCATGAATCGCAGAACGCTCGGACGGACTGGTCTCGAAGTCACGCAGCTTGGCTACGGCAGTATGGGCCTCCGTGGTCCCCGCACCTGGGGTGTCCGCGTCGTCAGCGATGAAGACGCCGGGCGGTTTCTCAACGCCGTGCTCGACGCCGGCATCAACTTCATCGACACCGCCCCCGATTACGGGCTGGCCGAAGAACGGATCGGGCGACACATTGGTCACCGCCGCCACGAATACTTCCTCGCGACCAAGTGCGGGTGCGTCTATACGCAGCTCGAAGACCGGCTCGAACTCGATCACGTCTTCAATGCCGAAGTGATCCGCCAGAACCTGAAGACCAGCCTCGAACGGATGCGGACCGACCATGTCGACCTGCTGCAGTTTCATGGAGGTGACGCAGAAACCCTGCAGCGCGAAGGACTGCTCGATCTCATGCAGGAGTTTCGCGAGCAGGGGCGCGTCCGGTTCATCGGCATCTCCAGCAAGCTGCCCCACCTGCCGGCACTGATCGACCTCGACGTCTTCGACGCTTTCCAGATGCCCTATTCCTGCCTGGCTCCGGAGCATCACGACCTGATCACTCGCGCGGCCGAAACGGGGGCCGGCGTGATCATCCGCGGCGGCATTGCGCACGGCGGACCCGATGCGGAGATCCAGCGACCGGCGCTCAACGACGTCTGGCAGCAGGCCGGGCTGGAAGAGATCCTTCCCGACGGGATGTCGAAGGCCGAACTGATCCTGCGATACACACTCTCGCATCCGCACTGTCACACGACCATCGTCGGGACCTGCAATCCGGATCATCTCGCCGAGAACGTCGCGGCTGCCGAACGGGGCCCGCTTCCCGTGGAGCTGTACGAGACTGTGCGGCGGCGTGTCGCCGCGGTGCTCACGTAGCGGAACGTCGTCTCGACGCAGCGACTCCCGGCCTCACTCGTTCGCCAGCGTGGCTTCGAGTTCCCGCAGCAGCGTTTCGACCCGTTCCCCCAGGCAGTCGACGTCGTCACCGATTCCGTCAAAGCGGTTGTCACGACCGCGACGTTCCAGTTCGAGCGCCGTTTCGAACGTCGTCCGCGCGGCCAGAAGACTGACCGATCCTTTGAGCGTATGTGCTTCCCGCATCACACCTTCGCCGTCGCGAGTGGCGGCGGCGGCGCGGATTTTCAGCAGGAGCCCGGGAGCCTGAAGAAGGAAGTCCGTCACAAGCTCGGAGAACAGTTCGCGGTCGCCGCAGACGTTCTCGAGGACTTCCTGCAGAGAGAAGGCGGGCTCTGTCGTCCTCTGCTCGCCTGTCGTCTCTCCGGAGATCGAACGTGGGCCGGTCATGCGTCTGCTCCCGATGAACCAGGCCCACTTCTGCCCATGTATCGACCGCAGTGAGCAGACGGACGTTCGCAGATCAGGCAGTTCGCGGGACTTTCCGCAAGGCAGAGCAGCATCGCGACTTCCCGCCGGCACAGCTGCAATCGGCGCCGCATTCCCGATACGCGACATGCGACGGAGGACCGGGCGATTCGACAGAATCACACCTCGTGCAAAAGGAAGCACCGCGGCTTTCCGCGAAAGATACCATCCTCACAACCGGCATGGCTGCTCCCGGGTTGCCTCTTTCCGCCGCAAAGTGGCCCGCGCCAACCAATCTCACATCAGCTCCGACTCCCATGAACTAAGCAGTGGTAGTCACATCTTCTCACTCCGAATACGGGCCATCTCGAAATGGAACCCTTCAGATGCCCGAGATTCTGGTTGCTGACGATTCCCCGTTCGATCGTTCCGTCGCCCGTCGTGTGATTTCCGCCATGGACGGCTGGACCGCCTGCTTTGTCGACGACGGCAGCGAGGCCATCGAACTGCTTGCCCGGCACGAATTTGATCTCGTTCTGACCGACCTCGTGATGCCCCGCATTAACGGTCTGGAACTGCTCGAGCACATCCAGGCCAACGCCATCGCCGTGCCGGTCGTCGTCATGACATCGCAGGGAAGCGAAGAGATTGCAGTCCAGGCCCTGCAGACCGGTGCCGCCAACTATATCCAGAAGAAGCGCGTCGTTCGCGAACTCGCACAGGTACTCGAAAGCGTCATCACCGCCGCACGAACCGATCGGGCTCGCGAGATGCTGCTGCAGCACCTGGCGGGTGGCGTCTTTCAGTTCGCGCTGCCAAACGATCGCACGCTGTTGTCGGCGGCCATCTCATTCCTGCAGGAGTCGGCCGCACAGCTGGGACACGTCCCCCGCAACGAACTGACCCGGCTGGGAATCGCGCTCGAAGAAGCCCTGTCCAACGCGATGATTCACGGCAACCTCGAGGTCTACTCGCAGCTGCGCGAGCACGACAACGATGCCTACGAGCGGCTGATTGCCGAGCGCTGCAACGAAGTCCCCTACTGCGATCGCCGCGTCTTCATCTCGAGCCAGTTCGAGCCGGACCGCCTCATCGTGACGGTTCGTGACGAAGGACTCGGTTTCGACGCGGCCCTCGTTCCCGATCCAACCGATGCCGAAAACCTGTTTCGGCCGAGCGGTCGTGGTCTGATGCTGATCCACGCGTTCATGGACAGCGTCACGCACAACGAAATGGGCAACGAGATCACGATGGTCAAGCACTTCACTCGCCGAC
This region includes:
- a CDS encoding metal-dependent hydrolase family protein, yielding MKTATGTLLIHNGQVVDGTGGPPVPDAAVVITDGRITYVGPLHDAPQVESASDRIDALGGTIMPGLVEAHFHPTYFNVAALEDLDIKYPVEFVTLLAACNARLAVECGYTAARSGGSLFNIDVWLKQAIEEDLVVGPRMAASGREICGVGGLMDWNPDFRKIGMEGLVLLINGPDEARAAVRKLVKDGVEWVKTYPTGDAAAPDVNDHHTLCMTYEEMHAVVATAHNHGMKVTGHCRATEGIRNALLAGYDTLEHGTFIDDETLELLLERDVPVVPALYFEHVSVERGPEFGMSQQVIDGHQETLEGGAESARRILAAGGRLGMGGDYGFAWNPHGDYAKELAFFVDYVGLKPLEVLKCATQTGAEILGREEELGTLATGKLGDVLVVEGDVVADIAILQDRSKQIAVLQGGVVKSERGVSRSPAGFGA
- a CDS encoding CRTAC1 family protein: MRNGLLFLLALLVCGCSESPPAPSPLATAHAALARGELLEARKAAVTIAKGEPDWPAAQMLLGDISMRLGDSDQAREYFEKVPRDDTPLAIAAAGAVGSLQQQAGQLHEAIGSFRYVVEHQPANSAARKELANLHSVTGQRALADQHLFELARSGSLDFRHMVQLTDFERRHPGDLEYLQDCAAAFPDDPAINLGLAIEDVGQADLESARQRLEMVVERDPQIARAQGLLGELLLEEGDAALQQWHRELPESVHDAPEVWYTRGVWARSRGRDDIAARCFWEAARQVPHSHRMMNQLGQVAMSVDPARGRVISLRAREIYELRQNLSDALNSRGGDQASMRAVIETLMQHGREWEAWHWAGFASGIYDGSLWVEEVLRQLAEYPDTTAPRIVEDKNLLLENDLSSLPGIDLLIDAEVPKSPGEAGGRIPVRFTDQAGELRIDFVYHQGRVEGIDGVRMQESTGGGVGVIDFDNDGLPDLFLTQGEDWNAESDRPAPSPAFFDRLFRNRGDRFGDVTALARIPEEGGFGQGVAAGDFNNDGFVDLYVANIGVNQLLINEGDGTFTDVTAELGLTSAEWTASCLIADLNNDGHPDLFDVNYVEGEQLFRMICDENQCSPEAYTSSVDELHLSTGNGGLQTISLEEEERGGGAGLAVVAFRLDVAPPDADEAGQEVARQEPAEGPVHAESDLLVGAHPNRLSLFVANDHEPNFFLTNAPSDAPGNIELTEQSFLSGLAVNSDGKPTACMGVASGDANGDGRLDLFVSNYRGEANNLYLQNAAGYFSDDIAGSGLLAAGLPFVGWGTQFLDADNDGDLDLMVTNGHVGDFQKEGGAYYMPTQFFGNLGGGRFQQHPPEQVGAYFSKKQLGRSLATLDWNRDGRVDVAISAIGSPAALLTNETEQTGRFLALRLHAVSTARDAIGAVVTVTTSRGTTRQQLTGGDGYLVTNERVLRFGLGETETIDQIDIEWPGGTVQTIEDVPADVLLEVVEGSPHTTVWRGMTASRLEAVEK
- a CDS encoding ATP-binding response regulator, whose amino-acid sequence is MPEILVADDSPFDRSVARRVISAMDGWTACFVDDGSEAIELLARHEFDLVLTDLVMPRINGLELLEHIQANAIAVPVVVMTSQGSEEIAVQALQTGAANYIQKKRVVRELAQVLESVITAARTDRAREMLLQHLAGGVFQFALPNDRTLLSAAISFLQESAAQLGHVPRNELTRLGIALEEALSNAMIHGNLEVYSQLREHDNDAYERLIAERCNEVPYCDRRVFISSQFEPDRLIVTVRDEGLGFDAALVPDPTDAENLFRPSGRGLMLIHAFMDSVTHNEMGNEITMVKHFTRRPQDRVAVAESTLAALV
- a CDS encoding Hpt domain-containing protein; this encodes MTGPRSISGETTGEQRTTEPAFSLQEVLENVCGDRELFSELVTDFLLQAPGLLLKIRAAAATRDGEGVMREAHTLKGSVSLLAARTTFETALELERRGRDNRFDGIGDDVDCLGERVETLLRELEATLANE
- a CDS encoding metallophosphoesterase family protein — protein: MPAHLPAHNRRQFLATVGAGLIACSSRGFAGDVDDELVYLLNDTHIGEKHPPHSPVPTHLRQVVTELVEMSEKPAAVLINGDLALHDGQPGDYRHFAKLVAPLRDVNVDVHVTLGNHDNREAFYDVLEEERPADPPVESRHISVVSTPHANFFLLDSLTKTLVTPGTLGEQQRQWLAEALDAHADRPAIIVAHHNPRLGGDPLHFPGGLVDSQELWQLLADRRHVKAYVHGHVHDRTYAAHEGIHIINTPATSYVADPAKSTTGWTVARLRPDGITLTTRTTDPLHPWNGEQTTLTWRN
- a CDS encoding aldo/keto reductase, producing MNRRTLGRTGLEVTQLGYGSMGLRGPRTWGVRVVSDEDAGRFLNAVLDAGINFIDTAPDYGLAEERIGRHIGHRRHEYFLATKCGCVYTQLEDRLELDHVFNAEVIRQNLKTSLERMRTDHVDLLQFHGGDAETLQREGLLDLMQEFREQGRVRFIGISSKLPHLPALIDLDVFDAFQMPYSCLAPEHHDLITRAAETGAGVIIRGGIAHGGPDAEIQRPALNDVWQQAGLEEILPDGMSKAELILRYTLSHPHCHTTIVGTCNPDHLAENVAAAERGPLPVELYETVRRRVAAVLT